A single region of the Kwoniella botswanensis chromosome 1, complete sequence genome encodes:
- a CDS encoding GTP-binding nuclear protein GSP1/Ran, with translation MENQATFKLVLCGDGGTTTFVKRHLTGEFEKKYIATLGVEVHPLTFHTNFGTICFNVWDTAGQEKFGGLRDGYYIQGQCGIIMFDVTSRITYKNVPNWHRDLERVCENIPIVLCGNKVDVKERKVKTGNVTFHRKKNLQYFEISAKSNYNFEKPFLWLARKLVGNQSLEFVAAPALAPPEVQVDQALIAKYEEELKQAANAPLPDEDDADL, from the exons ATGGAGAACCAAGCGACTTTCAAATTGGTCTTATGTGGAGATGGTGGTACC ACCACCTTCGTCAAGCGACATTTGACTG GTGAATTTGAGAAAAAGTACATCG CCACTCTCGGTGTGGAGGTTCACCCTCTGACTTTCCACACCAACTTCGGTACCATCTGTTTCAACGTGTGGGATACCGCCGGTCAAGAGAAGTTCGGTGGTCTCCGTGACGGATACTACATTCAAGGTCAATGTGGTATCATCATGTTCGATGTTACCTCTCGTATCACCTACAAGAACGTCCCCAACTGGCACCGAGATCTCGAGCGAGTTTGTGAGAACATCCCCATCGTCCTTTGTGGTAACAAGGTCGATGTTAAG GAAAGAAAAGTTAAGACCGGAAATGTCACCTTCCACCGAAAGA AGAACCTCCAATACTTCGAAATCTCTGCCAAATCCAAC TACAACTTCGAGAAGCCTTTCCTTTGGCTCGCCAGAAAATTGGTCGG CAACCAATCCCTCGAATTCGTtgctgctcctgctcttGCTCCCCCTGAAGTCCAAGTCGACCAAGCCCTTATCGCCAAATATGAGGAAGAGCTCAAACAAGCTGCTAACGCTCCTTTGCCCGACGAG GACGACGCCGATCTCTAA